The sequence ctctcaattcttctgtatagaattctagttaagatttttgatgcatgactagttaaactaattgttctgtattcttcacatttatctgcccctgctttctttggtatcatgactataacacgtcagtctgacggaaattcccctttttcataaatattacacaccagtttgtataatctatcaatcgcttcctcatctgcactgcacagaaattctacaggtattccgtctattccaggagcctttctgccatttaaatcttttaatgctctcttaaattcagatctcagtattgtttctcccatttcatcctcctcaacttcctctataacaccattttctaattcatttcctccgtataactcttcaatatattccacccatctatcgactttacctttcgtattatatattggtgtaccatctttgtttaacacattattagattttaatttatgtaccccaaaattttccttaactttcctgtatgctccgtctattttaccaatgttcatttctctttccacttctgaacacttttctttaatccactcttctttcgccagtttgcacttcctatttatagcatttcttaattgccgatagttccttttactttcttcatcattaacattcttatattttctacgttcatccatcagctgcaatatatcgtctgaaacccaaggttttctaccagttctctttattccgcctaagtttgcttctgctgatttaagaatttcctttttaacattctcccattcttcttctacattttctaccttatcttttttacttagacctcttgcgatgtcctcctcaaaaatcttctttacctcctcttcctcaagcttctctaaattccaccgattcatctgacaacttttcttcaggtttttaaaccccaatctacatttcattatcaccaaattatggtcgctatcaatgtctgctccagggtaagttttgcagtcaacgagttgatttctaaatctttgcttaaccatgatataatctatctgataccttgcagtatcgcctggctttttccaagtgtatattcttctattatgatttttaaattgggtgttggcaattactaaattatacttcgtgcaaaactctataagtcggtcccctctttcattccttttgcccagcccgtattcacccactatatttccttccttgccttttccaatgcttgcattccaatctcaaactagtattaaattttcatctccttttacgtgtttaattgcttcatcaatctcttcgtatacacattctacctcatcatcatcatgggcgcttgtaggcatataaacgttaacaatcgttgtcggtttaggttttgattttatccttattacaatgattctatcgctatgcgttttgaaatactccactctcctccctatcttcttgttcatcacgaaacctactcctgcctgcccattatttgacgctgagttaattactctaaaatcacctgaccaaaagtcgccttcctcttcccaccgaacctcactaattcctactatatccacattcaccctatccatttccctttttaaattttctagcctaccaaccttttttaagcttctaacattccacgctccgagtcgtagaatgttattttttaattttctggtgaccccctccttagtagtccccacccggagatccgaacgggggactattttacctccggaatattttaccaaggaaggcgcctccattattgctatgtgaaaatgcagagagccacattttcttggaaaaaaagcagctgtagttttccattgctttcagctgcgcagtactcagaggactgagtgatgttgatacggccgtttaagtcattgtgactcacgcccctaacaactactgaaagagctgctgccctctttcaggaatcattccttagtctggctctcaactgatacctctccgatatgtttgcaccttcggtccagctactctgtatccctgagcactcaagccccctcaccaacggcaaggtctcatgattcatagaggaggtgtgAGACATGTATGAGTGAGACACGCTTTTtcctaaattgaattaattaataatgtaaatttgcCTTACATTATTTGctcttaaattaattcaatttaggaAAAAGCGTGTCTCACTCATATGTTAGGTGAATAGACAGTTTGAATAACAATTTTGATGATTACCATTCTAATATGACTAATTTTATACAGGATAAGCTAGTATAGCTTATAGGGGGTTTATGGACATTACTAACACCTTGCTAATTACATTtaccaaaaactaaaataataataaatttattaaagaacaacAGTTTAAGTAATCtggttaaatattatttgactggattaatcactttattaaatacttaattgaataaatgactaatatttaatatataaaaagtatattttattcagCCTGTTCTTAGTTGTGAAAAAGTCCATGACATCCTCAAAATAAAGACTTCTTTATCTGGTCCAATCCAGTGGCCTTAATTAAAAATCCTTCAGTCATTTTTAAACATTAGCTTGATCTCATCAATCTGTCTGTATGTGCTCTTCCTACATACCACATTTACTGTACTCTGATGTTTATATTACTTCCTGTTGCTGTTGCTTGTCCTTGCTAtccattttctttctcttatttctgatttttttctaagataattGTGGGACTCACCTAAATCCttgttctgattttttataaacttgtaatATTATCCATTACTGATCTATTACATTTTATACTATATTGAAATTTCACAGTAATGTAAAACTTCTTTAATTTATACTGTTTTCTTgcaacattatttttgttaaaatgtttgcaGAGTACgcctaaataattttaaatacattattcaatAACTCAAATTTTCATGTAAgttccacttttttctttttcttttaaaaatacatatagatttatgtatagtttttgtttaaaatcgtgtaaatcatatataatgattattgttttaatttatcacacacagttcaatattcaaaaataaaaaggctTAATTACTGTGATAAGTAAATCCTATACAGTACATACAGTTGtaactttaattgaaatttagactcatccttttttttctgtttaactttcggtaattacctttcagataatacttcagaggatgaatgaggatgatgtgtaagagtgtaaatgaagtgtagtcttgtacagactcagtttgaccattcctgagatgtgtggttaattgaaacccaaccaccaaagaacaccggtatccacggtttagtattcaaatccatgtaaaaataactgactttactaggacttgaacactggaactctcgatttccaaattagctgatttgggaagacgcattcactactagaccaaaccggtgggttgaAATTTAGACTCATATACACAGCTAACACCACAAAGATTACAGCATTGCCTTTTTTAagtatacagttttttaaaagattcttctGCTTGAGATAATAACATCTATTTCCTTagtttatttgcaatttatttctctgtttatatcttttttctaaaatcagaGTAAAGAATGCACATTATGATGTGCATTCTTTACTATGGTAAAAACCATAGTAAACCACAGTTTTAAACCATAGTAAACCACAGTTTTAAACCATAGTAAACCACAGTTTTAAACCATAGTTTTTACTATGGTAAAAACTTAATTCCGAACTGCCTTGTACTattctctttcattttctttctttctcttttatacttaatcatttatgtatataatttttcctgCATTTCCTAACCAGTATCCTTTTCAATTCTCCCaagtttgctttttatttttccctatcTCATTGTTGTTGTTTGCTCTTAATACTATTTGGTAATCCACACAGGCCAAACATATTTAGTTCACACTTTCTTTAGTCTATTAACTACACTGTACTTTTGATTAGaatttttccaggataaaattagcagaaataacttaaaatttactaacataaAGTACCGGTACTTCAAACATTTAACTGAAAGACAAATACACAAGAGTTAAAAGTACACAGCTTTATAAAGTATCATCATTACTTTAAACTGTTTGAATGGTTATGAACTactgttaacattatttttaagtgcTTATAGTTATGTAGCCCAATTAGAGTTTACAGACTGTTACAAAGCAATTTATCTCAAAACAAGATAATGTACTTACATAGAGAATGCTCCGATAGTTGGTTTATTGGGAACTTTTGGTCCCAGTACTGGAggtaaagtataaatatttggtCCAGGTGAATGTCTATGAAGATTTTCCTTAGTACGATGGCCTATAGTATACTTTGGTGGGTTTTCTTTCCTTACACCAACTGGTGCATAAACAATTGGTCCAGGTGATCTAGACTTGGTGACTGGAGctgggaaaaataaattaaatatgtatttaatgttaatgtaatacaTATAACTACACATATCTTTTGTTAACATTACTAGTTATCATACTTGCTTGttcttagatgaaaaaaaaaaaatcacttcaatCTACACGTATCAGCAAAGTGACTGAAGATAgttgtttttcagtttatttcaaaaatttactttttttaatgcattttatacTGTTGACTTTGAAACTACAATTAATTATTGGTAAGTttcttctatttataataaactgtCTAGACATTACCAAGATTACTAATTTCTAGACTGATGTAAACAGATACATTATACTGAATTGCACTGTCCATCAATCAATTCAGCTGTACTGCCTACAGAATGAAAAGTAGATGATTAATCTTTGCAGTCACCTAATGACCCACAGTGTTACCAATCTGTATCTTACATCATGAAAATGGACTTTGTagcgaaattatattttaattcaaagactGAACAATATACATCAACCCATTcttgatttaaattaacaattttcctgttaatgtatgtaaatataatactttaacacttcaattattaaaatttgttatttgttttaaaaaaaacctgggATATGGGTTGTGCTTCAACTGGCcaaaaactaatttgttttattgctAAACAAGCCTGATGCAAAACAGGAAAGGTAAATTTAAGTATAACTTAAGAGAGGAGAATTACTGCGTCCcgtttctattaattaaaatatacaattaaacaaaacaaacattttcttgtgtAATAATGGAGGTAATTATGTGTCTGATATGGTTATTCCAGCTGAATTATTAGCTTTGAGCAGCTTGTTGCAGatctatttattaaacatatcagGAAATATTATATCTCCTTTGTAATTTTGATTGCTAAGAGAAATGTGATTGTTAGAAGTTCAGAATCAACCTGAATGGTTAGTTAATATACATGGAGTGATTACTATTTTGCATCGTAAAAATTTGTCAGTCGCTTAATATATGGTagaaaatctgatctggacaacacatgacttccttgtacacctattaaattacatctacacattcttttaaaattaaaagtacataaaattttatttcattaataacttctgatattctttcatactttttatttttatggttattatttaattattatttatagtaattttttttacaatctgaggttaataattattaataaaacaatatatttaaaaaaaaaagataaaaaaggagatgaagtctgatgtgccttctccttgtaagtccaaatattttattaaaattttatttgtctataactctgcaaccaatgaaaataagtaccacttttgttgatgtatcgttgaaaagcttttaatgagggcttgttactacagttcaagaaaaagttcaaaatccaaagttttttggattttttgaacacttttggttcattcgattgcaatcaaaagggaaggtgcacaactggatgttacaatagtcctaaatccaaaatttcaacatcctacagctaatcgtttttgagttatgcgagatacatacacacatgcatacatcacgccgaaactaggcaaaatggattcagggatggtcaaaatggatattcccgttaaatctgaaaacctaaattttccatgatcacaatactttctttacttcgtacaaggaagtaaaaattaaattaggtttaaTAATTAGTCATGAAAATACCATTAATACCCATTTGCAACATTTTAGTGATGCTGTGTTTCTATAGTTATTCTTGAGAAGTGGCATCTGTTGATAGGAAGAAGATCTTCAGATAGTTTACCTAGCTACAAAAGTAGTGAAATACCTTACCTGAAATTGAATCCTGGAACTTCAATTTAGCATTTTTTAATGTTGCTGAGTTATCACCAAGGAAGTTGCGTAATTTTTATCATggaaatagaacattttttattggtataaaaaaattgttttcaatagtAAAACTGGAATTGCACATAATCTAACAACACAGAAAATAAGTTAAGAACAATTTTCTAATGCagtaataagtattatatatacgaagtgcgacaataaagtaatgagactgatgtgaaaaaaatattgcttaccgttttagtgttgtctccttcaaagtagttcccctctgatttcacacacttattccagcgcttctgccactGATGGCAACATTTCTAGAACCAATCTTcggtaatatcctccaagaccctcgtcacagcctTTTGTACACCTtaagttgtttgaaaatggtgtcccttgaccgccattttgactcttggaaatagaaaaaagtcgcacggagcgatatctggtgaataaggtggctgtggtagtactgaaattgctttgaggttaaaaattgctgtactgaccactgaaatatagaaatactggaatgggcactgcctatgtccaacgtgagcggaaaacgaacgtgagacagattgatttagaggtatagttttcactgtcgcacagtgcagcgcatgcgcattgtacctaacgtaccgtcccttcagaaagtgattccatTAACTTAATTGTAGTtgtattaagtgataaaatctcataattctatttaattaatagaaaaatttcattgcttatgaatattaaataaatgttgagttaatcattgtatcatataaatgtttttataaaaactttctacaataacttgaattatgaaagataacttgtgatttgtgatTAGAATGTTGGTCACATACTTTTTGAACGGACTGTAGACAAAGAGAGgtatacctctaaatcagctatctttgttggcacggatttctaacgctagtgcccattccagtatttctatatttcagtggtactgacagagcagtatgggatggcgcattatcgtgatgcagaatccaattatcagcaatgttggcacggacacgaagaactcgtttacgaagtctttctaaaatttctttgtagatttATTGGTTAACTATTTGTCCAGGaagcacccactctttatgaacaattcccttggaatcgaagaagcacacaagcatgcatttcacttttgactttttGATATGCGAGCTTTTATTGGTCTGGGAGATctctttgagcaccattgcgaactttgggcgttttgtctctggatcgtattgaaaaaaccaaccttcatcaccagtgataacacggctcaacaaatctggattgatttccgtttgctctaacagatcggcttccacattttcccgtgtttctcgctgttgtgtgagatttttggggaccatttttgcacaaatctttctcataccaagatcttcagttaatattagacgaaccgtttctcgatcgatgttgagctcttctgcaatcattttcacggataatcttcgatcagatcgtacgatttcacgcaccctggtcaagctgacatctgtccgtgaggttgatggttgtccactgcggtcttcatcttcaacattcgttctgccttcactaaaaattttatgccaccgaaaaacttgagctcttgacataacctcctctccaaaagccttctgaagcttaccataagttgtcgtcgcgttttcacccaatttaacgcaaaaagaaatggcataccgttccGCAGTATTTTGCGGTTTcttttctgtgacgagagacacaaacacttgttcacttattacagcactactcacgactgagcagttgcatcaatgtgccttGGACTAGaaatagcttatagaccaaggtcaaagatggtgtgcctacgcaagctgcagggttgccacatcttgcaaagaaaaatcagcctcattactttattgtcgcacctcatatatatatataaatttagaagaTTAGACAAAAGACTTTCTACATAATTTAGTAAGAGTGATACTGATTATTCTTAAGGCTAGGAAAGCAGAGAATTTTCTAATTAGTTTACCAAATTATTCCAATTTAATGGTTAGAAGTACAATTTGCCGGTATTTTTGGAATGGTACACATCTATAGGTCTTCTACAGGTCATGGTAtcttaagtacattttttaaattttacttgacTTTTAGTAAAACAACTGGGTAGTATTGCGGATTTGTATTTTAATGGTAATTCTGATGCCTCAAGCAATTAATCCACTATAAAAGTCCTAATCTCaatgaaatctataaaatttattagaaattaagttataaataaaactaaacttttacTCACAATATTCTTTATGATATATAGAGAATGTATATGCTGGACTCTTTGAAGGCCCATATCTTGTTTTTGTACTAAGGTCATATAATCCAGGACCGAGACCAGTTTTATCAGGTGCTAATTTACTTCTGATAGTATATGCTGGATTTCTAGTTTTGGTTGTATCATGAGCTTGGTATCCAACAAGTGTTGGCAGCTTATAAACATTTGGTGCAGGACCTATTAAAGACAAGATGAAAGAATTGATagatattgaagtaaataaaaatctgataagtacttaaaaaatcagtttaacaaaaggaataaatatgagtaaaatattaaactttttacacTCATAGCTTATTTTATGCAGTAGATCTGAATTAAATCTAATTGAAGattaagttattttgttattacttcttgtatttttgtatctgtttctttatttttataaatatgacctGAGTTCAATGTAAAGTGCATTCACATTTTTTGAAGCAACTACTTTCTTATAGGGATTTAACTATCTGCAGCCTTTTCCAAGGGAAATATTTTGAATccataaattgcaaaaaaaacccACAAATACTAATATATCTACAGAGTACTAACCCTTCTATTTTccccataaaaaattgaaaagtccTGAAATTAGTGTTGAATAAGTACTAAATTAATTGTatgtcatatttaataaatttgtatttatttaagttgGCAATACTATGAAAGAggtgaaaatgattaattttagtcttaataaaacaGAACAATGATACATATTACTACTGCAGCTgagtaatattgtattaatttttattactaattattatataaattaagttccTACAATATTATTGTAACATTATAACATGGTAACAGAGCatggttatattaataaaaagggtgaaaataaacattaagtgggaattaaaaatgaaaagaacttGTATAAGAAGAAAAAGtctatctttgttttattaaatgctaagaaaaatggtataaatgaaaataatactgttttttgaTGGGACTGAGtattcaaattagaaaaaaggatTCTCAAATTTCTTTAGTTCAAAAATTGTAAAGATGTTGCTGCAAGAGCAAAAGGAGATGAGGCTAATGTTTGCAAAGCAGCTGAATTATATGCAAagctataaattatatttatgttgccATTTTGAATAAACAACTGGAATATATCAGAGAACTTGATTcaacatataaaattatgaaaacacttaatgaaatatatttttttataaataatttgtagaaataatCTTGAAAGtctgtttgttttctccaaccagttttccagctccTACCAAGTctgcgtgtgtgtatatacacaaaTACAATTGCTGCTACCAGCTTGCTATACTTtcagaactctcaacttcaaaaatcagctgattttgagatgatgagtttaaccattagactaaAGTTGCTGGTTAATATTGAAGGTATcgaaatgaaaaaattcttcataagTGACATTATTTTTAGTTGAATTCAAGAAAGCAATTAATGAGCTCAAAGTGGCTGTTGCAAAAATCACGCTTTTGTCCCTTTTCAGCTTACTCTGTAAAAGCGTATTTTCCCTTTACTTTTCGGTCACTTACAACAAAATGTAACCAGTACGTTCTTTGAAGGGGAACAATTAATAAGGCACTTAACGTGTtaacaacatttttgttttttgaaaatggaTCCACGTTGTACTGGAAAGCACAAACAAACGACTGAGCTCACATTAAAGAAACACGCACCTTTGGCCGGCTGTGTGTGGATTTTTAACCGCGTGAAAAGAAGCTGTGTTTACAGCATGAAAAAAACGCTCGTCTGGCCATAGCCTTACTAATCTAATTATCttaaagtataatttgtttttctaatcgTCAATGGATACCAATTTAAAATTAGAACCTGCACATGAAATAGGTAGTAgagtaaaatacatacatttatagaTGCACTTATGTACATAAGTAAAGGAACGAGACCGAAATTGCTTTTGGTAAGAGTTATTTAAGCATATTTCAAAGATGCTACGATGAAACTCAATTTAAATACGctcttagaattttaaaatactgtatttttatttcattaaagatttaaaactaaCTTTCAAAGTGTTAAATTAAGATTATGAATTGTTTAGTTGATGCTGTTAAATTAAGATTATTCATTGTTAAGTTGATGCTGATGGGCAGATGATATTACGGATATGAAATCGTCATCAGGGTACGTAATAAGATTATTCAATAATGGTAATATTGGTAATCTTGCTAGTTAAATCATCAACGTTCGCCGAGTACGTAGAGTTAACCGAGACAGTGCCAGATGTTAACTTTGTACGTGGTATactgaaagaaattaataaagctgTTAAAATGTAGGAGGGTAACTCCGGAGcgttaattttagtgaaatacgataaatttaacttaaaaaaatctaagCATACTAAAGTGTAGTATCattctgtaaatgaaaattataataaagataattaatataaagtcgGAAAATAATTCAGATGTACTACATTGTTGTGTAAaacaaagtttgtaaaatttagagaaatgttgaaattataaagaaaagaaaatacaaatttaaggaGGTGcgttgaatatataataaattaatcatatgtaacatttaataaatttgtattaagttGGCAACGGTATGCAAcagtgagaaaaaaataatttgtattgatAAAATAGTCGAATGGTGCAAGCTGAATAACTATTACGTTTCAACAGAATAACTATTGTATTTTatgttactaattattaaataaatttgagtttATACAATCTTATTCTTAATTAGTGTAACAGtttaaccaaacaaaatttttacaggccgttttgtgtattttgaaaacgtgtgataaaaatattttaaacaataatttacatacCTCCTTTGACAACCATAATGCTGTCAGCAATATGGTTGTCGAAtgttgaataaaatgtaatatagagggaaattaaatttaatatcaatttaattttttaacttcatatgtctaatttattttgaatataacttATAAATCAACCGAATTTaacgattttcttttaatatttataaacaaagtaaatataataatacatcaaaaccaacatttttaacaaatttatatagtttttaaataatccatggtaacaaaatacatttataaatttgtataatttttctatgGAAAAGtacttgtgtaaaataaaattctttcagttttattttattcgtcaAGCATTACTATTTACCATAATTTAACAACATAGATTAAGACAATCTCAGTTTTCAGTTTATGGTAATAATAAACATTGTGCCCTGACAAAATGTCAAATTGTATGGATGTTGGCTTAACTTCTTCCTAAACCtatttaaatcaaagaaatttattttttctattcccatttaaattaaagaaatttcctTAAACActgtctaaaatatttttaagaaatgattagATTTTgctactgttaatttaaaaaaaaagaagatatatatatatatcaataaaaggtatatttttaaaaataagacttccagaacagaaatatttttacaatttttacataacTATTCCTGCTGAAGACTTGGTTCTGTGTTGATCCTGAGACTTATGCCAGTAGCTTAATTACTGACAGGTAATTCTAACTGGCATAGGGTTTCCCAACTCTGTGCCTTGTGATAACTGGCAAAAGGTTGAAAGTAACAAAGTAGACTAAGAAGAACTTAGCACTTAAGCAACTGCTCCCTTTGCTAGAGGTAACTGCAGAGTAGGATCTGTTCCTATATTAAGAGAGGCTGCAGTTAGTGATTCTCCAAACATTACataataaagaacaatattttgATTCCCTTCCATTATTACTTATGCCACTATatcaaagttaatatataaaaataaaccatcagAAAGATATAAAGCAAGATAAAAAGCTTCCTTCTCCTGTGAACACACATACATCTGCCCATGTATTCTGATAATATACGGAATCTTTTATAACTAAgatttcataaaagttaaatcaaagtaacatatattttattactgaggTTCACCAGTGATCCTCATGGCATTGTGGTAATAATGTACTGTGGCATTACTTTTGTACAGTTTGGATCATTGGTGATCCTCAACTTAATTTCAgtcattttggtgtttttttcaaaatcttctcTATGACCATGGTAAGTAGCACCTAATAAACAGTATCTTAAGGTATTTTTATGCTGCTCCTAGATAACATCTTATACTTTGTGCAAACCAATTTGACACTTGAAAATCTCACATTAGTTAAAAAGCATATGTTAACGGAAATATTAAAGTTCAAAGATTGCACTAGAAAGATAAGAGATTTGTTAAGGAATTGTACCTAAATCAGAAagcagttttatgaaaataaaatacataaaaaactgcTTTAAACTTGGGAGTAAGGTAAGCACAACAGAAGGTAAGAATTCAACATTATGTAATCTCAAATGATTGAAcatatgatttcaaaattagaaattagaagACATATGTCAGAGTATGTGataatgaattttagaaaaaaaatgaaagtaggaGATAATGATcaataaacatctacaaaaagaGTTGTAAACAAATTAGTGGATATAGCTTTCTGAACCTCCTTCATATTCAGATCTATATTGATCTGACTTTATCATAATTAACTTAATAGatgaatataaaactatttataactgCCATGGATTTGAATCATTAGTCAATGAACCCATACGACTTACAAGTGGAACATGCATTGATCATTTATTgtcaagaatagaaaataaaaataattatgaagtagTTTCAACTGTGAGTCATTTGCAGATAACAGATCATAGTCTTATAGGCGTCGGGATATCACATATCTGTAATGTGTCGCATtccaatactattaaaaatgagaataatatgaatgctattaaaattatcataaatttcataaattcatttccCTTATCGCTAAAGTAGACTGGCGATCAGCagcttttgatattttcataagaaaatttactgaaaatataaacgAATC comes from Lycorma delicatula isolate Av1 chromosome 3, ASM4794821v1, whole genome shotgun sequence and encodes:
- the LOC142321161 gene encoding protein CIMAP1D-like is translated as MVVKGGPAPNVYKLPTLVGYQAHDTTKTRNPAYTIRSKLAPDKTGLGPGLYDLSTKTRYGPSKSPAYTFSIYHKEYSPVTKSRSPGPIVYAPVGVRKENPPKYTIGHRTKENLHRHSPGPNIYTLPPVLGPKVPNKPTIGAFSMGLKAKEMKSEGIPGPNKYDSHRCLNAVKKKMPGYTMGSRVWPPDPKKPYPSANRYYIKPPKKPGFTFGVRPNSSKYTYFTVDDLQTLTTQRI